One region of Yersinia bercovieri ATCC 43970 genomic DNA includes:
- a CDS encoding Orn/Lys/Arg decarboxylase N-terminal domain-containing protein, producing the protein MIDLSSHKKRNVLVVDSNIRDFNTANGRAVNELIIALDDINFNVIAAATFEDGRATVVSDASLCCIFVDWTSGGNDDESHSQAFALLQDIRHRNKSIPVLLMAEHSCIDSLNLDTMKLVNEFVWMHEDTAEFIAARANALISKYYQQLFPPFTKALLQYTQDNPEYSWAAPGHQGGVAFSKSAVGREFLDFFGENLFRSDTGIERASLGSLLDHSGPIKESEAYAAQIFGAHISYSMLNGTSGSNRAIMTAVVGDKQIALCDRNCHKSIEQGLVLTGALPVFFIPTRNRYGIIGPIPKAQFQPAAITERVAQNPLKALISEAKPVYAVITNCTYDGMCYNAKQAQDLLAKSVDQIHFDEAWYAYARFNPLYRDRFAMRGAPTDHDPQGPTVFATQSTHKLLAALSQASYIHVRNGKKPIEHSRFNESYMLQSTTSPLYAIIAANEVGAAMMEGDQGRALTQEVIDEAVDFRLALARAHDAFAQQGEWFFKPWNAPEITERKSGKRVPFAQASREQLTTDPGCWVLKPGESWHGFDQLEDDWCMLDPIKAGIMVPGMGDDGRLLAEGIPAAVVTEFLGQRGIVPSRTTDFMVLCLFSVGVTKGKWGTLINVLLEFKQHYDSNTPVSTCLPNLAKGYPQQYGHIGLKQLCDTMFAYMKTSEMDKLQAQAFGHLPTPVTLPRQAFQEHMAGRCELLPLDKLAERISAVGVIPYPPGIPIVMPGESFGRDDEPWLRYIRSLADWGRHFPGFEKILEGSEQKDGCYSIWVLKQSL; encoded by the coding sequence ATGATTGACTTAAGTAGCCACAAAAAACGTAACGTTTTAGTCGTCGACAGTAATATTCGTGATTTCAATACGGCTAATGGTCGGGCGGTGAATGAACTTATTATTGCGTTGGATGATATCAACTTCAATGTCATTGCTGCCGCGACATTTGAAGATGGCCGGGCAACAGTGGTGTCGGATGCTTCATTGTGCTGTATTTTTGTCGATTGGACTTCCGGTGGTAACGATGATGAATCCCACAGCCAGGCATTTGCTCTGTTGCAAGATATTCGCCACCGTAATAAATCTATTCCGGTGTTATTGATGGCGGAGCATTCATGTATTGATAGCCTGAACTTAGATACCATGAAGCTGGTCAATGAGTTTGTCTGGATGCATGAAGATACAGCTGAGTTTATTGCTGCCCGCGCCAATGCATTGATTAGCAAATATTATCAGCAGTTATTCCCCCCCTTTACCAAAGCCCTGTTGCAGTACACGCAAGATAATCCTGAATACTCCTGGGCCGCACCGGGCCATCAGGGGGGAGTGGCGTTCAGTAAGAGTGCCGTGGGGCGTGAGTTTCTGGATTTCTTTGGCGAAAATCTGTTTCGTTCAGATACCGGGATCGAGCGGGCATCATTGGGTTCGTTACTTGACCACAGCGGGCCAATAAAAGAGTCCGAGGCCTATGCGGCACAAATCTTTGGTGCACATATCAGTTACTCAATGCTCAATGGCACTTCCGGTTCTAACCGCGCCATTATGACGGCGGTGGTGGGTGATAAGCAGATCGCGTTATGTGACCGTAACTGCCATAAGTCCATTGAGCAGGGGTTGGTGTTAACCGGGGCATTACCAGTATTTTTTATCCCAACCCGCAACCGTTATGGCATTATTGGCCCTATTCCCAAAGCCCAATTTCAGCCCGCCGCCATTACCGAGAGAGTTGCGCAGAATCCGCTAAAGGCATTGATTTCAGAGGCTAAACCTGTCTATGCAGTGATCACCAATTGTACCTATGACGGCATGTGCTATAACGCGAAACAAGCACAAGATCTATTGGCCAAAAGTGTCGATCAGATTCATTTCGATGAGGCGTGGTATGCCTACGCGCGCTTTAATCCTCTTTACCGTGATCGTTTCGCCATGCGCGGCGCCCCCACAGATCATGATCCGCAGGGGCCGACTGTTTTTGCCACGCAATCAACACATAAATTGCTGGCAGCACTATCTCAAGCTTCTTATATTCACGTGAGAAATGGTAAAAAACCCATTGAGCACTCACGTTTTAATGAATCCTATATGTTGCAATCCACCACCTCGCCGCTCTACGCCATTATTGCCGCCAATGAAGTGGGAGCGGCGATGATGGAGGGGGATCAAGGCCGGGCGTTAACGCAAGAGGTTATTGATGAAGCGGTCGATTTTCGCTTAGCGCTAGCACGCGCCCATGACGCTTTTGCCCAACAAGGTGAGTGGTTCTTTAAACCCTGGAATGCGCCGGAGATCACGGAGCGTAAAAGTGGTAAGCGGGTTCCTTTTGCACAAGCGTCAAGAGAGCAGTTAACCACCGATCCTGGCTGCTGGGTGCTCAAACCCGGTGAGTCGTGGCATGGTTTTGATCAATTGGAGGATGATTGGTGCATGCTTGATCCCATCAAGGCTGGGATTATGGTGCCGGGCATGGGGGATGATGGCAGATTGCTTGCCGAGGGGATCCCCGCGGCGGTGGTGACGGAATTCCTCGGGCAGCGGGGGATTGTGCCTTCGCGAACCACTGACTTTATGGTGTTGTGCCTGTTTTCGGTTGGGGTGACCAAAGGGAAGTGGGGCACGCTAATCAATGTACTGCTGGAGTTCAAGCAGCACTATGACAGCAATACGCCAGTATCGACCTGTCTGCCTAATCTGGCTAAAGGTTATCCGCAGCAATATGGGCATATTGGTCTGAAACAGCTGTGTGACACCATGTTTGCTTATATGAAAACCAGTGAGATGGATAAGTTGCAGGCGCAGGCATTCGGTCATTTACCCACTCCGGTAACCTTACCGCGTCAGGCTTTTCAAGAACATATGGCTGGGCGTTGTGAGTTGCTACCACTAGACAAGTTGGCAGAGCGCATCTCTGCTGTCGGCGTCATTCCTTACCCTCCGGGTATTCCTATTGTGATGCCGGGGGAGAGTTTTGGGCGCGATGATGAGCCGTGGTTGCGCTACATCCGAAGCCTTGCTGATTGGGGCCGGCATTTCCCCGGATTCGAGAAGATTTTGGAAGGTTCCGAGCAGAAAGATGGGTGCTACTCTATCTGGGTGTTGAAGCAGTCGTTGTGA
- the yedA gene encoding drug/metabolite exporter YedA translates to MLKQNSRNLWLLVGSLFTLYFVWGSTYLVIRIGVESWPPLMMAGLRYLIAGVLLFSFLAIRGHALPTLRQWMGASAIGILLLAIGNGLVTIAEHQHVPSGIAAVMVATVPLFTLCFSMLWGMRNTKLEWSGIALGLVGIILLNTGSNLLGNPMGAALILLASASWAFGSVWSSRLALPSGAMSGAAQMLVAGVVLLVASTLSGEELNQMPSMSGILSLLYLIVFGSMLAISAYMYLLKSVRPAVATSYAYVNPVVAVLLGIGFAGESLSTTEWCALAVIVSAVVLVTLGKFLFKSR, encoded by the coding sequence ATGCTAAAGCAAAATAGCCGTAATCTGTGGTTGCTGGTCGGTTCACTCTTCACCCTATATTTCGTTTGGGGTTCAACTTATCTGGTCATCCGCATCGGGGTGGAGAGCTGGCCACCGCTGATGATGGCGGGCTTACGCTACCTGATCGCCGGAGTGTTACTGTTCAGTTTCCTTGCCATTCGAGGCCATGCTCTACCCACGTTACGTCAATGGATGGGTGCCAGTGCCATCGGCATCTTATTATTGGCCATCGGCAATGGGCTAGTTACCATCGCCGAACACCAGCACGTCCCTTCCGGCATTGCCGCCGTCATGGTCGCCACCGTACCACTATTCACTTTATGTTTCAGCATGTTATGGGGTATGCGCAATACAAAACTGGAGTGGTCTGGGATTGCTCTCGGTCTGGTCGGCATCATACTGCTAAATACCGGCAGCAACTTATTGGGTAACCCAATGGGTGCGGCCCTGATATTGCTCGCTTCTGCTAGCTGGGCATTTGGCTCGGTCTGGAGTTCACGTCTGGCATTGCCAAGTGGTGCGATGTCCGGCGCGGCACAGATGTTGGTTGCCGGGGTGGTGCTGTTAGTTGCCAGTACATTAAGTGGCGAAGAGCTAAATCAAATGCCAAGTATGAGCGGCATTCTTTCATTACTTTATTTGATTGTTTTCGGCTCAATGCTCGCCATCAGCGCCTATATGTATTTGCTGAAGAGTGTCCGTCCGGCGGTGGCAACCAGCTACGCTTATGTGAATCCGGTAGTTGCTGTGTTGCTGGGTATCGGCTTTGCCGGTGAAAGTTTATCGACCACTGAATGGTGTGCATTAGCCGTGATTGTTTCTGCGGTGGTATTGGTCACGCTGGGGAAATTTCTGTTTAAGTCGCGTTAA